From the Nonlabens marinus S1-08 genome, one window contains:
- a CDS encoding cation transporter, translating to MEKTRKKNLKEARTLQVWNVIYDVIEVVVSLIAGFAANSSALIGWGLDSTIEVVSAATLGWRLHGELKGIDEEKVKRRQKITLNVIAISFTLICIFISYDSITKLITRETVSWSTMGLVILLVSLVVNPILIYFKRKYGKKLDSPALLADAKDTFICLYQTVVVLIGLLLVNWLGWWWADPVAALLIVPYAAKEGWEAYNKAKNINYNIVQND from the coding sequence ATGGAAAAGACAAGAAAGAAAAATTTAAAAGAAGCCAGAACACTACAGGTTTGGAACGTTATTTACGATGTTATCGAAGTGGTGGTATCGCTTATAGCAGGGTTTGCGGCAAACAGCTCGGCATTGATTGGATGGGGGTTGGACAGCACTATAGAAGTTGTAAGTGCGGCAACGTTGGGCTGGCGGTTGCACGGTGAGCTCAAGGGCATTGATGAAGAAAAAGTAAAACGAAGACAAAAAATCACGCTGAATGTGATCGCAATTTCCTTTACGCTAATTTGTATCTTCATTTCGTATGATTCAATTACCAAGCTCATCACTAGGGAAACCGTAAGCTGGAGCACGATGGGACTGGTCATATTGCTGGTCTCGCTCGTTGTGAATCCTATCTTGATCTATTTCAAAAGAAAATATGGAAAGAAACTGGACAGTCCCGCCTTACTGGCGGATGCCAAGGACACCTTTATTTGCCTGTACCAGACCGTGGTCGTACTTATAGGATTACTATTGGTCAACTGGCTGGGCTGGTGGTGGGCAGATCCTGTAGCGGCATTGCTTATCGTCCCCTATGCTGCAAAAGAAGGCTGGGAAGCCTATAATAAAGCTAAGAACATCAACTATAATATCGTACAAAATGACTGA
- a CDS encoding Fur family transcriptional regulator, translating into MTEIERTLNDHSVRPTAMRILIYKYLAEQKIAQALLDIETAFAKAERSTIFRTLKTFEENGIVHQIEDGTGITKYALCEPGCNCEIEQDLHLHFRCNNCNETVCLTEHKIPHINLPDGYVAEDVNLVVTGICEKCSC; encoded by the coding sequence ATGACTGAAATAGAAAGAACCTTAAATGATCATAGCGTGCGTCCCACTGCTATGCGCATATTGATCTATAAATATCTTGCTGAACAAAAGATTGCTCAGGCATTGCTTGATATTGAAACCGCTTTCGCGAAAGCGGAACGCTCCACCATTTTCAGAACATTGAAAACATTTGAAGAAAATGGGATTGTGCACCAGATAGAAGACGGCACTGGAATCACGAAGTATGCGCTTTGTGAGCCAGGTTGTAATTGTGAGATAGAACAAGATTTACACCTGCACTTTCGCTGTAATAATTGCAACGAAACCGTATGTCTTACCGAGCATAAAATTCCGCATATCAACCTGCCAGATGGCTACGTGGCCGAAGATGTAAATCTTGTCGTGACAGGTATTTGTGAAAAGTGTAGTTGCTGA
- a CDS encoding SpoIIAA family protein, translated as MIQILNSDKENVIAARITGTISKKDVEKIHPLIHNIVEKGKQVDFYFEMEDFDGYTLKGFWEDIKADAAHISDYGKMAFVGEKKWQEWTAKATDFFTSSEVRFFELENKEVATQWIKA; from the coding sequence ATGATACAGATACTAAATTCAGATAAAGAAAATGTAATTGCAGCTCGCATCACGGGCACAATTTCAAAGAAGGATGTGGAAAAAATCCACCCGCTCATCCACAACATCGTCGAAAAAGGCAAACAAGTAGATTTCTATTTTGAAATGGAAGACTTTGATGGCTATACCCTCAAGGGTTTTTGGGAAGATATAAAGGCAGATGCGGCTCATATTTCAGATTACGGGAAAATGGCATTTGTAGGCGAAAAGAAATGGCAAGAATGGACTGCAAAAGCTACAGATTTCTTCACAAGTTCTGAAGTACGATTCTTTGAACTGGAAAATAAGGAAGTAGCTACACAATGGATCAAGGCATAA